The Hornefia porci genome contains the following window.
CCTTAGAGCGCACGGCTTTCGGGAAATCGTAAGAGACGGCGCCGGAGCAGCCATTCGCAAGTCTGAGGCGATGAGCGGCGGAGAGAAGGATTGACGGCTGCCGGAACCGGGAGGAAGAGCCGGCAGAATCAACAGGAAAAGTAACGGAAAAAGGAACAGCAGGAAAGAGAGACGAGACATTGACTTTTGAGGAAAAGACGATTCGTTCTGAAATTGTGTATCACGGAAAACTGATCGATGTACGCAGAGACATCGTGACTACGGTGGACGGACAGTCTTCGCGGGAGATCGTGGAGCATGCCGACGGCGTCGTAATCGCGGCGCTGAAGCCGGACGGGAATATTATCATGGAGCGTCAGTACAGAAAACCGGTGGAGGATGTGGTCTTCGAGATTCCCGCGGGGAAAATGGATCCGGGCGAGGAGATGGAAGAGGCGGCTCTGCGGGAGCTTCGGGAGGAAACCGGCTATACGCCGGAGCATATCCGGTTTCTGACGTCCTCATGGCCGTCGGTGGGATTTTCCAGAGAGGTTCTGCATGTCTTTCTCGCGACGGGACTCCATGCGGGGGAGACAGATCTGGATGATAACGAGGCGATCGATCTTGAGGAGCATCATATCGACGAGCTTTATGATATGGTGATGCGCGGCGAACTCACGGACGGGAAGAGTCAGGTCGCGATTCTGATGGTGAAGGGTCTGATCGACCGCGGAGAGCTGGACGATTACCTGGAATAGAGATCGGGTCAGGCAGGCCGGGTGAGCAGGCAAAAGAGTGGAGAGCAGTATGGAAGTAGAAAATTTCCTGGAATATATCACGAGCACCAGAAAGGTGTCCCAGAACACGGTCGCGGCGTACCGGCAGGATCTTCTTGCCTTCGGAAGGTTTCTGAAGCAGAACGGAATCGAGCATTACGCGATGGCAACGAACACACAGGTTGTATCCTATCTGATGCAGCTGAAGCAGAGCGGAAAGTCCAGAGCGACGGTAAACCGCAAACTGGCGTCGATCCGTGCGCTGTATCGTTATCTGCAGGGAAAAGGAGAAATCAGCGAGAATCCCACAGAAGGAATCAAGTCCCCGAAGATTAACCGGAAAGAGATCTCGTATCTGAGCATAGAGGAAGTGGAATCGCTGCTGGCGACGCCGGACGATTCCGTGAAGGGAAAACGGGACCGGGCTATGCTGGAGGTGCTCTACGCCACCGGCATACGCGTCAGCGAGATCATCGAGCTGCGGATGTCTGACGTCAATCTGAATATGGGCTTCGTCATGTGCAGCGGGAACCACGGACGGGCCAGAATCGTGCCGATGGGCGGGCCTGCGCGGTCAGCCCTGCAGACATATCTGGATGAAAGCCGTCCGGCGCTGATCCGTGATCAGGAGGACGGCCCGGACAAGCCTTTGTTCGTCAATTACATGGGAGAACAGTTTACACGTCAGGGCTTCTGGAAAATCCTGAAGCAGTACGGAAAAGCGGCGAATCTGGAGGATAAGCTGACGCCCCAGACCCTGCGCAATTCTTTTGCCATGCACATGGTACAGAACGGAATCGATATGAAATCCCTGCAGGAGCTCATGGGCCACGAGGATATTCTGGCGACGCAGGTGTATTTCGAGCATATGCGCAACCGGATCAAGGACATTTACGACAGGACTCATCCACGGGCCTGAGAAGGGACGCCGACTATGCTGAACGTCTTCTTACAGATTGTAGATACGCCGGAGGAACAAAGCCGATTCGAAGATCTTTATTACAGCTACAGGAAGCTGATGTTTTATATTGCCTCAGAAATACTGCATGACTCGGGACTTGCCGAGGATGCGGTGAATGAGGCTTTTTTTCGTATCGCAAAAAATTTTTCAAAAATTAATGAGGTTCATTGTCCCCGGACGCGGAATTTTATCGTTATTATAGTCAGAAACATTTCGATTGATATGGTCAGACGGGATTCGGACGGAGCAGCTGCCGCGGAGGAATTCGTGGATACGATGGAGGATACGGCGGCGGAGCTTCCGGAGTCCCGGCTGGAGTTTGCTGAAACAAAGCGTGTGATCCGCGAGCTCCCGGCGATTTATCGCGACGTGCTCCTGCTGTTCTTCGTGGACGGCTATGAGACAAAGGAAATCGCGGAATTCCTGGGGCTGCGTAGAGAGACGGTAAAAAAGAGGCTGCAGCGCGGCCGCGCCATACTTCAGGAAAGGCTGAGAACCGATGAATGATGTCAGAGAAGCGATGCTTCAGGTCTACGCTGAGGAATTTCAACAATTGAAGAAACGTTCCGAGGAACAGCCGGAGCATCAGTTCTCCCGACGTTTTAAACGAAGGATCCGCCGCGCGGAGAGGCTTGCGGAGCGCCGTGTACGGACAATGCGTCCGAGGCTCCGAGTGCGTCGGGCGGCTCTGGTGATTCTGCTTGTCGCCGTCCTGATGGCCACGTCCATCCTCGCCTTCGCGCTGGTGCGTCCGACGATTTTTACAAAGATTCTGAAGGGCAGGACGGAGTGGCACGTCTCTTACAGACAAGAGGATCCCGATGGACTGGCGAAGGAGTTTCGCCCGGTTAAGCCCGAGACGCCTGAAGGATACACGATCAGTGAGGAAATCAAAAATGACCCGTTCTATGATGTCATTTATAAGGATGGGAATAACAAAGAAATAATTTATTCTCAATATACAGTGAAGAATGCAAAAGCTCGTTGGAATTCAG
Protein-coding sequences here:
- a CDS encoding tyrosine recombinase encodes the protein MEVENFLEYITSTRKVSQNTVAAYRQDLLAFGRFLKQNGIEHYAMATNTQVVSYLMQLKQSGKSRATVNRKLASIRALYRYLQGKGEISENPTEGIKSPKINRKEISYLSIEEVESLLATPDDSVKGKRDRAMLEVLYATGIRVSEIIELRMSDVNLNMGFVMCSGNHGRARIVPMGGPARSALQTYLDESRPALIRDQEDGPDKPLFVNYMGEQFTRQGFWKILKQYGKAANLEDKLTPQTLRNSFAMHMVQNGIDMKSLQELMGHEDILATQVYFEHMRNRIKDIYDRTHPRA
- a CDS encoding RNA polymerase sigma factor, translated to MLNVFLQIVDTPEEQSRFEDLYYSYRKLMFYIASEILHDSGLAEDAVNEAFFRIAKNFSKINEVHCPRTRNFIVIIVRNISIDMVRRDSDGAAAAEEFVDTMEDTAAELPESRLEFAETKRVIRELPAIYRDVLLLFFVDGYETKEIAEFLGLRRETVKKRLQRGRAILQERLRTDE
- a CDS encoding NUDIX domain-containing protein; the protein is MTFEEKTIRSEIVYHGKLIDVRRDIVTTVDGQSSREIVEHADGVVIAALKPDGNIIMERQYRKPVEDVVFEIPAGKMDPGEEMEEAALRELREETGYTPEHIRFLTSSWPSVGFSREVLHVFLATGLHAGETDLDDNEAIDLEEHHIDELYDMVMRGELTDGKSQVAILMVKGLIDRGELDDYLE
- a CDS encoding DUF4367 domain-containing protein, which gives rise to MNDVREAMLQVYAEEFQQLKKRSEEQPEHQFSRRFKRRIRRAERLAERRVRTMRPRLRVRRAALVILLVAVLMATSILAFALVRPTIFTKILKGRTEWHVSYRQEDPDGLAKEFRPVKPETPEGYTISEEIKNDPFYDVIYKDGNNKEIIYSQYTVKNAKARWNSEDTTLKKMKINGYEGYGCYRERNWCLYWNNGYYAFELSGNCKLSVLMKMAETLE